From Acidimicrobiia bacterium, one genomic window encodes:
- a CDS encoding Ppx/GppA phosphatase family protein, translated as MTVAAVDIGTNSVRLLVLDETGRELERIVKVVGLGRGVDRSGSLSEDAMDRTVEVLGEFGRRTRLLDASRVRVVATSASRDAANSELFLDRAETALGVRPEVISGVEEARLTFAGAVGSVEDAGPYVVIDIGGGSTEFAFGDTGVDYSRSVDIGSVRLTERAVRSRPAPERIVDEGRAIVDRLFEDVHLPSSPNSVIGVAGTFTSLAAIVLGLEQYDRSRVHLARLHAPDLASVIDRLRRLSIPETAAIPALDPARAPVLLAGAIVAERALARVGVDSLVISEHDLLDAAAESLLPEP; from the coding sequence GTGACGGTCGCTGCAGTAGATATCGGCACCAACTCCGTACGTCTGCTCGTTCTCGACGAGACCGGCAGGGAGCTCGAGAGAATCGTGAAGGTCGTCGGGTTGGGCCGCGGGGTCGATCGGAGCGGATCGCTGTCCGAGGACGCAATGGATCGCACGGTGGAGGTTCTCGGCGAGTTCGGTCGTCGAACACGGCTGTTGGATGCATCGAGAGTTCGGGTTGTTGCGACCTCGGCCAGTCGGGACGCCGCCAACAGTGAACTGTTCCTCGACCGGGCAGAAACAGCACTTGGAGTTCGACCGGAAGTCATCTCGGGCGTGGAGGAGGCACGGCTCACCTTCGCGGGTGCCGTGGGTTCCGTCGAGGACGCAGGCCCATACGTCGTCATCGACATCGGGGGCGGAAGCACGGAGTTCGCTTTCGGGGATACCGGGGTCGACTACTCCCGGAGCGTGGACATTGGTTCAGTCCGGCTCACCGAGCGTGCGGTTCGCTCCCGCCCGGCCCCCGAACGAATAGTCGATGAGGGCCGCGCGATCGTGGATCGTCTCTTCGAGGACGTTCACCTGCCGTCCTCCCCGAACTCAGTGATCGGGGTTGCAGGTACGTTCACGAGTCTCGCCGCGATCGTTCTCGGCCTCGAGCAATACGATCGCTCCAGGGTGCATCTGGCTCGTCTGCATGCACCGGACCTGGCCTCTGTGATCGATCGACTCCGGCGGCTCAGCATCCCCGAAACGGCAGCGATTCCTGCTCTGGATCCCGCCCGAGCTCCCGTCCTGCTGGCCGGAGCCATCGTTGCCGAGCGGGCGCTGGCACGCGTGGGAGTCGACTCGTTGGTGATATCGGAGCATGACTTGCTCGACGCCGCGGCCGAGAGCCTTCTTCCCGAACCGTAG